The region AAAAAATTGAGtactttataagaaaaaatatgtataaatttattatcttaaaattttaagttagAAGTGGTGTCATTTTTTTATGTCAATTGAACTAATGTCTCATTGGTAATGTGTatcttcaataatttttttctcaaaaggTCCATCAATTTTTATactataattcttttaattttttgatatatttttatagttacaTGAATGTATGTAAGTTAAGTActttgttgtttattatattgatGGTGAAAAACATGTATTGAGAGAGGTGAAACTCTCTTAAATGATTTTTTGTAGTTTCATGAGTTTGAATTGTGGAAATATTGGTTTGAGGAggcaaaaaaaattatgaaaagaaaatggttAACCCTAGAGTTAGAAGAAAGAAAGGCACTTAGGTTAGCACATAAAAAGTGCACCTTGATTATGAAGAAAAGGGTTGAGTCAAATAATTTGAAGTGCCTAAATATAGTGTTGTGAATAGTATACATgcaaataaaactttattataaagcaaacagaaaaaaaaatgcagataTGATTCGAATTTGTGTACACTGCATTTGGAATCAAAATGTGGCAAGCACGACTAATTCACACAGTGCATTATTACTGTTCCGTTTAGTGGGAGAATTGATACAACATTCTTCATCAATTcgaaaaaataaagattaataataataatattaaaatataatttaattagtcggatggtatTAACTTTTGTTTAATGTATCACTTTggtacttatttttaaaaaagtgttaaataaatctcaatttttaaaaaggtatttcaattaagtattttttagaaaaaaaattattaacaccattaaaacttttaccactaaattttaatataaatatcaatacttgattttgtaagtcatttatCAAGATcgttaacaatattaataaaaaaaaattgaaaaaaacttaattgagacatttttttaaaaattgaaactcaattgactcattttctaaaaacaaatatcaaactgatacattcaaataaaaatggacATCCGACTGATTAAAccttaaaatatcaaataaaaatatgaattttttatccaaacaacTTTAATATCTTTGTTATTGTTATGCTAATACggaaaatgataaatttgtataatttattggttaaaagaaattgtatgataataacaataataagtaACCCTATTTTTAAGGGGCAATTAAAGGGGTAGGAGGAGGCGATGGCAGGGTTGTTAGGGGCAGCATGACCCGAACACCAAAACAAGATTAGTGACTTCATGAATCACCAAAATCCAAAACCAAAATTCATGCATGGTGGACCCAACACACaagtgtaataaaataataaataaaaataaaaaaggggtTACCAAAAACAAAATGCACCCATAATGTTGAAGGCTGGtacacacaacacaacacaacaacacCACGCCTTGTGACCTGTCCCTCTCTCACTAATCTTTATCTTTCTCTCCATTATTTAAACATATGCtttcttattatattattattactactattaatTAATCATAAAGTCATCTTCATCTACTTCCCTTAAAAGGAAAGACTCTACAAACATTTCCAACATCACATGCACTACGATTATTGCATAACAAATTCCTACTTAGATACATCACAACACAAACTATTAAATAACATTATCTTAATAAAGTAggattacattttttattagaattacTCAAACAAGGAAACTAAACTACCCTCTCTTTTTAGCATATAGCATATTTGTAGGTTGACTCAAACACTTGATTAAGGAGAATAATTAAAAGGTTTCTCTTCAACTAATCATTGCCCACATCAAGTACATTTTTTCCATACTTAGATTACCCAAAATctcacaataaaataatataattttggatTAGCTTTGTTCTTCGAAGAATAATAGAATAACAAGATTGTTATTGTTACCATTTAAGAACCGCCCTTAACACTTTCTGCCTCTATCTCTCGGACacaagattgaagaaaaaaacaataattacttATTCCATTTCTGACcggagaaagagaaaaaaaaaaaaaagtgtaaaattcTTAACTCTCtcatcaccatcatcatcatcatcatcttctcaACCAAAAAGAACACCAAAACAGAATAACGCAAGATATATTGAGCAAAGCAAATCCAATCCCAAAGGCCAAAAGTGAGAGAGTGAGAAGaccaaaaggaaaaagaagaacaaacaaaaacaaatgaggTTGGAATAATAGAAGCACTGATCATTATTACTTAGTACTAAACATTTAACTACAATAATAACTAAGCAGCAGAACGAAACAACAACGAAATTAAATTCCCTAAGGTATCATCAAAACCAAATCTCTCCCATGTCAAGAAGGTGATCGTCTCATTAATTAACCAAAACtaaacaattaaatgaaaattaagaaaagaaaaagagaaagaaaaaacgaCTAATTGAGTAATTAACCGGTGCCACCTCTTCATTACTCTATCATCTAAAGCATATCATTattctcaatatttttttttcccattttttttcaagaagaagaagaccCATTTGTTCCACCACCGTTTGTTCCACTGTCATTCTCGTACTCGTTCACATCGTGAGAAGAACCGAGGTTGTGGTCGTGGTCGTTGTTACCGTTGATTCCGGCGCTGTGTTCATGTTCAAGGCCATTAACGGAAGCTTTGTTTGCGGCGGCGACATGGTTAATCCCGTTGGCAGAGGTAGCATTGAGGTTGTCCTTTTTGGCCAAGGTGTTCTTGTTGTTGTGCATCCACACTTTGAGGACTCCTCTGTCGACGCCAACCTCGTTGCAAAACTCCATAACCATGTTTTCGTCGCGCTTCTGCATCTTCCAACCCACTTTGTCGGCGAACTCGTGCATCTTCTCCTTCTGCTCCTGGGTGAATTTCGTGCGGAAGCGTTTCCGGGAGTGGTGCGGCGGAGCGGGCGCGGCGGTGTTCTCGGGGGCCACGGAGAGGCCGCCGCCGCTGGAGAGGGCGAGGAGCATGTGCGGTGCGGAGGGGTAGGAGGAGATCGGCGGCGGAGAGGAGGAGTT is a window of Vigna unguiculata cultivar IT97K-499-35 chromosome 4, ASM411807v1, whole genome shotgun sequence DNA encoding:
- the LOC114181344 gene encoding zinc-finger homeodomain protein 9 translates to MEIITPTPPPTAVTPTNAAPKSPELDIETPTRIHQAAGNSNPSPKPVSFSNGVLKRHHANNRAAAAVVYKECLKNHVASLGGHALDGCGEFMPSPAATADDPSSIKCAACGCHRNFHRREPEEPPISPATHHVLEYQPHHRHHPLPPPPHRSPNSSSPPPISSYPSAPHMLLALSSGGGLSVAPENTAAPAPPHHSRKRFRTKFTQEQKEKMHEFADKVGWKMQKRDENMVMEFCNEVGVDRGVLKVWMHNNKNTLAKKDNLNATSANGINHVAAANKASVNGLEHEHSAGINGNNDHDHNLGSSHDVNEYENDSGTNGGGTNGSSSS